Within Acipenser ruthenus unplaced genomic scaffold, fAciRut3.2 maternal haplotype, whole genome shotgun sequence, the genomic segment ATATTAGCCAAGTGCTGTATTATCCTTTAAAACCATGTTCCCAGTGTATGAGTACAGATGCTGCAGTCATATTTATAAttgaatatattgtagcgatctcacagggcgaggcaatccacacacaggcgcaAACCCCCATAgcactgataccgctgtacaaaagagttggctcttttgcaaggagcgtatatcggtcTTACAtcgctgtgtgtgattacgtcacctaccagccctgttgctgccttcccctgtCCATGCTACAATATAATAAATTCCATTACCTGGCATCTCCTCTTCTTTAATTGGTTTGGGCTTCTGTTCATGGTAGAATCTGACAAGAAGCATAGTAGTGCAAATTAATTCCCTGATACATgtgtttacttttaaatgaatgGGACACTGTAGGATTCAGTAGAGAAGTGGGAAGTTAAATCTGTTTACAATAATGATCAGAATTATTTAATATCTTTGCTAATTGTAGTATAGGTTACGATTACAGCTCATATCTTCAATTCTGGTACTAAATGCTCCAGGAACATCTACAATTTGAATAACATATTGTACAGAAAATCACTTTTCAAAAGTCTTATAACTGTTGCATCAAAtatggaaataataatacctgaacCACAGCAGGAGCCGAAAAGTACAATCATGATATAAGAAGTGGTTATGAGCAGACATCAGAAGATGGAATATTGTAAATTGAAACACCACCACTTATGACAACCGACAAATCTAGCTAAAATTACAACTCTTTATGGCTCCCCACAAAGATTctcatatttatttatcaataaTAGCTCATGTTGCATCTTACCGATTTAGCAGGTTTTTGTTCATGTTGTGTCCAGTAGTCAAGGGGCAGGAGGAACTACGCGCCAGTGGAGACATCTGAGTGATAAATCTTTCCGGATTCTCACCAATTTGTTGATGGTCAAAGGGTCTGTTTGCCACTGCAGTTTGGATCATTCCCATAACCATGTCTTTCTCTAGATAGAGAGAGACCAGAAAaataacatatattattatttatttattagcagacgcccttatccagggcgactaacaattgttacacaatttcacattatttttacatacaattacccatttatacagttgggtttttaaaagGGACTGAGCCACAATGGTGACATTAAATGGAGTTGACCAACACCCTGACAAAATAggcattaaaacaataaaaatagcgttataaactttaaataacatacttgtaatttttcttttcattgttaacatcttgacaactttttacacttataacgttaaagtctgtttcaaatctattttcaaaatggccgctctagcgcagtagggtttgagatctgttctcaatcactgcaggaagagcgaataataaaaaaaaaacacatagcaaGTGCTGTGGGTTTTCtcttccataccacatcatggatcgttattgctgtgttacctgtttgacaatgtgggaaataatccttacactatcagtgcactagagcagccattttgaaaatagttttgaaactaatagactttaaagttataagtcaggatgttaacaataaaaaatgaaaattacaggtaagttatttaaacagttgtagcaacacgtgtggatgtataacactatatttttcggaaacccgctacttactctaagtgcAGTGGAAATCAGTTGTATGACTGATAAATGTGAGTTATATTAAAAACCTGACGTGATACTATCAGGGGCTTttccccattgactcccattacatTCTGGTGAGACATTGTCTTTCTTGAAACAGACAAAGGACTTCACCAGAGATTCCACTTTAATCACTACTGGTACAACACAACTTCAGTCTTGTATTGTGACAATCAGAGGGAGTCATCCATCTTGTAGTATGCAAAAGGTTAATGAATACTCAGATTCtaagctcgctctctctctctctctctctctctctctctctctctctctccatatatatatatgtatttatttattttaaaaatctgccTTTCTCTAGCACTGACATTCTAACACAGGCTGATTATCAATACTCAGTAGTACTTggttctgtgaaaaaaataacaccTTAGGGGGACATAATGGAGAGTGTCTGTGGGAAGGAGATTAGGGGGGTGTAATGTTTACTCTCACTGAACATatgtgtactatttaaaaaatatttattaaacctTAAGATAGCAAAACTTTTAatgttgaataaataaatgcctGAAAACAGCCActcatatagttttttgtttttttttacaggtttcGTTTAGCAAATAATGCAAAATCATTGCTAGTGTGCTTTGAAATGGATTCAGATGCAAATGTTGGTTAATTATTATAAAACTGAAAAGCAATGTCTCTGTATTTGGCAGAAAAAAATGTCACACACAATGTTTTGGGGGGGTTTTTTTGCAGAAGGAACAATTTGGCAGATTTTTACAACTGAAAAATAAAGCTGTATATAGAGCTGCAATTATTTACAGCATTGCCTGAATGTTTCAGATGTATTATTCCTCTTACCACGTTGCCCTGCTGACAGTAACCATTGCTGAACTTGAGATAAAGAATCAGTTTGGAGAATTTGACAGAGCAGTTCCAGAACCTGTTATGGGTCAAATGATTTGACAAGGATCAGTGTGACACAAATAGCAAAGCACACAACACTTGACCTGCCAATGAAGCAACCTTGTAAATCAGCAGTTGGTATTTGTACTGTTGAGTTCAAACTCTATTATTAATTAATTCTTACTTCTATTCAATCAGTTTATTATGTACCAATTTTTCTACTGGGGTAAATAGATATTGTATGGTACCTATGATAGCTCATCAGatttataatatacatttatactaaataaactaaatttggtgtgttgtattaaaaaaagcTATATTTTACCACAAGTTCCTGATTGCAGATAGCTGCAGATGGAAATTGacccttggttcgggcatgtctTCTTGAAGCCTGGTTTGAACGGCGACTTGCAGCTCGTGATGATGGTGGGATTATTCGACCAGTCTGTTCAGAGTACTGTGTAACTCTGTGTACCAGTACTTCTTCTACCTATCAACACATTATTAATACTCCTGTAGTGTTACCTGATTTCACCTGATACCAAAAATAAGCATTTTACTCCTGCTTTAGGGTTGCATTCATATTAAATAACTTTTTGGGCCTAATTCACAAAGCATTAACCAATGCTTTATggtttaagatatatatatatatatatatatatatatatatatatatatatatatatatatatatatatatatatatatatattattaaaaaaacttaAACTAATGCTTGTATGAGACTCTTTATATTATGTTGTGACACATTAATTGAATGGCATTTGCTCTTGTCTATCATCCTCTCATTGTTTACTTTCATTTAcctgtacatatactgtatgtttcatGCTAAGTTTTTATTAAAAGTGCAGTATCCCACATATTCCATACCATGTTGAGAATATGAGCTCAACAGGtttttcatgtaaagtgttatcagtTGAACAAAATTGTTTGGAAAACCCAAATTTCTAACTCTGTTATGCCGGTAAGTAGTAGCAGGGGAATGCAGGTTTAAACATGTTAGTTGAAGGCGGTCTTTATTAATACCCTTGTTAGGCAATTTGGAAACCCCTGATAACCCCCTGACCAAACAAAATAGCAACAATGGATTGTGTACCTTAGAATTCTCTCCAAAAATGTGTTGGGCATCAAACACAGTTAATTTAAATGCATACAACTCGGCCAGCAAATAGACCTTCCCAAACAACTGTGAATGTATAATAGACTTTTTGTTTAAACTTCTAAGCCTACTCTAAGTGTTGCTCCACCCTACAGACTAACAGTGATACTCTGGGGTCATATCTGTGCTACTGTCACCCCTGACAGCCATAACACAAGGCAGGCACCCATTAGCAGTGTGACCAACAAAGGCAGACATCCAACGAGCCTCAGCTGTGGGTCAAAAACTCATTACTACCGGATAAGCCCTGCAGTTCAGTCGTGTTGTTAATAATATACCCACTCCTGTACTGGAGCtatgaaaataatgtatttgttaatattatTCAAAACCCTGTACACTTACTTTCCTTTCCTCTTTTTCAAAAGGGCCTGCCAGACAGACTTTAGCTGCAAGATCTTTAAGCTCCTCTCTCCAGGCCTCCGACAGCAAacctgcaacaaaaaaaaaacaatgatttgTGAAGATCAAAATTGAACAGCACAGTTCTGGATATCAACAAGAAAACCCCTCTCCTATCAACTTATGCAATTGTTCTGGTGTTTCTATCTCCAAGAAGACACATCttaacacatacaaaataatgGAATACATCTTAAATTGAGCCTAAAAGTACACTGGAACTGCAAAATGTGTCatacatgtatttataatatacaagTAAATTATACAAAAGTATCCAAAATGATGTGGAGTACTCAGAATTTGAATGTGCAATTCAATTACTGATCTTAAAATTTTAACAAGCCCTgcaaatgtttttgtaaatatatttgtacatcTTTGCAGTGTTTTGTAATCTGTAGGATTCCCATACCAAAAATCTATTAGATAAACTACAATGTGAAATCAAATGCTATCACTGATTAGATAAGCATACTTCTATCAttggaccctattcacaaagatCTAACTGCACAACTTATTTAAAGAAtgcatgtattcatttattaaggTCTGTTTGTATTCATGATATACATGAAACTGCTCTGTGTACACTAGAAACAAAACCAGCAGCAATCTAGAACGGTTTCgtaaatatcaaactgtattttattattgataaaatgcattatttaaattACTCATGTGTTAAAGCTGCACGAATAGGACCCATATACCCTAGATAATGAACATTCCTTTACACAAAAAATTCATGACATAATGAGAACAGTGATTTAGTCAGTCAGGTTTAATAAAGTATATCTGAAATTCACTGCACTGTCAACAAGGCTGAACTATAAATTAGTAACAATTGGTTCTTATTCTAATTGCACCAAGTATTGGCTGGGGACTCATATGGAGCACTGCGTTGGTCTTTGTGCTTCCGTGGGGGTAGGGAGGAGAAACAGAATGGGGCTATAGATATTTCCTCATTGTGCTCAATCTACCAATACTGGTCAGACACCCCCAACAATGCCAGGCTGAGACTTCCTAGTCCTGGGCCCTTGTCTCCTCTTGATTGTTTGGTGGGTGAAAAGAGGAGATTgacatcagaaaagggttaacaaaactgGGTGGAATAAAACCATACCTGTGCCCTGTATTTGTGTACCACCTCCGTAAAGCTCTCCAAAGGGCAACTCCAACCCTGGAGCTCCCAAAACAGTCATGGGAAACTGGCTTCTAATTAAAGGGTGTGGACACAGAGGGGTAGAAGCATACCAGTCGTCATTTACCATGCACACAGGGTTTCCATTCAGACCTTAAGAAAAGGAGAAAGGGTCAAGTAAATATTTTCAGAAATCTAGGTCAGCATGTTCTGACTAAATCAAGTTTGATTCTTAAAGAAAGTGTTGGGAGTATGGGCAAGTCAAAAAAGCCAACCATAAATATTATTGATCATtacattacacattttaaatgtggtAGCTGCTATTCCATAGCTATAGTCGTCATCCATATTTAATAATTTCTACTTCTTCTTTTCAGCATGCCGGCATGTTATGATCAATCTACCTAAAAATCCTGTCTAGTCCTAAATACAAGGACTTATCAAGactttgtgattttcttttttagtttttttatgatAAAGTACTACCACCCACAAAGTGTAGTTCCCTTATTTTGTATTCTAAATTTCAGAGCTCttttatctaaataaataaataaataaataaataacttccaGTATGCGTATTCAGAAAGTCTCCTGCTAGGATCTGAAAGCAGAATTTGAAATAAGTGAGAAAAGGAAAATGCATGCGGGGCAAAGCACTTACCAGTGGGCTAATTGTCATACCCTTCATTGGTGTGTTTGGATTTTAGAAGCTTCCCTTTGATGGGAGTGGTATAATCaagtcattattatttgtttatttagtagacgcctttatccaaggaaacTTTCAGAAACTAGGGTCTGTGAActatacgtctcacccgaaagacggagcacaaggaggttaagcaacttgctcaaggtcacacagtgagtcagtgagtgagccgggatttgaacaagggacctcctggttgcaagtccattctttaaccaccagaccacacagcatCCTATGTGGGTGGCAaattaataatgtactgtaccaCACACTGAGAAAAAATGACTTTTACACAATCTAAAGCTTTATTATCTGCAGATATAAGTTCAGGAAAGTCTCATTACCAACAGTATAGTACATTGTCATTGGTTGCCATCCATATTCTATGCAAGCTTATCAGGATCAATTTATGTTCTGTTTGCATATTCAAAGTTTGCCCTCTTTCGGTGTGGAGGAGAAGGATGTTATGAAGATAACAAGACTTAACATAAGTTTAGGTTAGAAgctgtcaaaataaaaatatgactAAAGCAGGTGTTTGCTGCTGGtcatagattattttttttttttttaacaatgatgaGCAACAACAATGAGAGCAGAAGGAAGAGCCCCTAATTTTAGTGCAAAACTGTAAAATGTGCATTAAAATGTAAACTATACATGTTTTGTGATTTCTTTGATTCTTCATATATTTTAATTCAATGTTAACACCTAAAATACTGCTTATTGTAACTACAATCACTAATATACTACTGCTAAGTTTTGTGCATATTTTATTCTATGATACGGGGGAAAGCTAAAAGTATTATGCAGTTACCCATGGGTTTTAAAGGCTCCAATATAAAGATAATGCTATTTTAATGTGCTTGTTCATTGTGTGACATAAAGATGCACAACATCTAGCGTGTACTCAGCAAGTGCTTGGCCTTTTCAAACTGCACCACAGACAAGCCTGAACAAGTAAAACAAGCTGGAAAGAAATTCAAACGCTTGTTTTGGGTTGATTACAATTCATTGAAATTGACTAGTGACATATAAACTACACAttaattatttatgatctttggCAGGTGGCACGTAGATGAGGACTATGCAAATGCATGCACAAGATCTATTTTAAATACACAGAGAAAACATAGAGGCTTTAATGCAATTCTATAGAAAGaaataattctatatatataaaaaatagatatgCTAATCAGAGGTTTTTCTTGAATAGCTTTGTACATGTTGTTGTGCAACTATAACAGCAACACATGTAACCTAGCAACCACATTGTTCTCATTATTATAACTAAACATATGAGATACTTGCAGTATTCTTTAATCTTATTGGTATATTAATGTTCCTTCTTTAACCCTAACTGAACCACTATGATATTACTGTATATACTAAAGAAAATAGAGCATTTGGAATGTTGCTAACAAATGAAGGTTCCTGTTATTTACTCTGTGATAGTACAAGGAACAGTAGGAACGTTCCTAGACTTTTGCAAATAGGAATTACAGGATAGGAACCATAACCACTGACCACAAGATTGCTACTGTACGTTGTGAGGGCATTAAGCTGTTTTCTGCTGATCTAAAGCCATTTCAACAAAGGGATATGCACACATCAGTCCTGTTGATGCCCCCAGCATGCCAGCAGACCTCAAAACTACAAATGGTATGCTCTCCATTTGATGGTGATTTTGCATCTCACAGTTTGTTACCTTGAATGTGAGTCACTCTATGGGGATGCGGGTTGTGCCTGGAGAAGAAGGAATGATGACTCAGAGTCCCAAACCGAGGACTGCCCTTGGATGGAGGCCTTACAGCATCATCAATAAAACGTAGAGGGTTATTAAATGATACATCCCCAGCTTTAGTCAT encodes:
- the LOC117973492 gene encoding protein TBATA isoform X3 (The sequence of the model RefSeq protein was modified relative to this genomic sequence to represent the inferred CDS: added 110 bases not found in genome assembly) translates to MFIVARFFHLLGFSILATNLETKQIEGPRGFPNALPFHWKAEEGLCWSNSRMATETSNVQNLSSKQEPPSKGSPRFGTLSHHSFFSRHNPHPHRVTHIQGLNGNPVCMVNDDWYASTPLCPHPLIRSQFPMTVLGAPGLELPFGELYGGGTQIQGTGLLSEAWREELKDLAAKVCLAGPFEKEERKVEEVLVHRVTQYSEQTGRIIPPSSRAASRRSNQASRRHARTKGQFPSAAICNQELVVLELLCQILQTDSLSQVQQWLLSAGQREKDMVMGMIQTAVANRPFDHQQIGENPERFITQMSPLARSSSCPLTTGHNMNKNLLNRFYHEQKPKPIKEEEMPERIGTAEVLQIHTDPSLDSQENENSNSGNSKDNLIQ
- the LOC117973492 gene encoding protein TBATA isoform X2 (The sequence of the model RefSeq protein was modified relative to this genomic sequence to represent the inferred CDS: added 110 bases not found in genome assembly) → MFIVARFFHLLGFSILATNLETKQIEGPRGFPNALPFHWKAEEGLCCALNASVKKRMKQLEDPVSSTFNHKDILKSMTKAGDVSFNNPLRFIDDAVRPPSKGSPRFGTLSHHSFFSRHNPHPHRVTHIQGLNGNPVCMVNDDWYASTPLCPHPLIRSQFPMTVLGAPGLELPFGELYGGGTQIQGTGLLSEAWREELKDLAAKVCLAGPFEKEERKVEEVLVHRVTQYSEQTGRIIPPSSRAASRRSNQASRRHARTKGQFPSAAICNQELVVLELLCQILQTDSLSQVQQWLLSAGQREKDMVMGMIQTAVANRPFDHQQIGENPERFITQMSPLARSSSCPLTTGHNMNKNLLNRFYHEQKPKPIKEEEMPERIGTAEVLQIHTDPSLDSQENENSNSGNSKDNLIQ
- the LOC117973492 gene encoding protein TBATA isoform X1 (The sequence of the model RefSeq protein was modified relative to this genomic sequence to represent the inferred CDS: added 110 bases not found in genome assembly) translates to MFIVARFFHLLGFSILATNLETKQIEGPRGFPNALPFHWKAEEGLCWSNSRMATETSNVQNLSSKQDALNASVKKRMKQLEDPVSSTFNHKDILKSMTKAGDVSFNNPLRFIDDAVRPPSKGSPRFGTLSHHSFFSRHNPHPHRVTHIQGLNGNPVCMVNDDWYASTPLCPHPLIRSQFPMTVLGAPGLELPFGELYGGGTQIQGTGLLSEAWREELKDLAAKVCLAGPFEKEERKVEEVLVHRVTQYSEQTGRIIPPSSRAASRRSNQASRRHARTKGQFPSAAICNQELVVLELLCQILQTDSLSQVQQWLLSAGQREKDMVMGMIQTAVANRPFDHQQIGENPERFITQMSPLARSSSCPLTTGHNMNKNLLNRFYHEQKPKPIKEEEMPERIGTAEVLQIHTDPSLDSQENENSNSGNSKDNLIQ